In Apodemus sylvaticus chromosome 8, mApoSyl1.1, whole genome shotgun sequence, one genomic interval encodes:
- the LOC127690884 gene encoding mucin-6-like isoform X33: MRSKYQVILHCSTHQVPGHPPLPCAASTRSSSTAMHSKYQVILHCHAQQVPGHPPLPYTASTRPSSTAMHSKYQVILHCSTHQVPGHPPLPYTASTRPSSTALHSKYQVILHCSTQHAPGHPPLLYTASTRSSSTALHSKYKVILHCSTQHAPGHPPLPYTASTRSSSTALHSKYQVILHCPTQQVPGHPPLPYTASTRSSSTALHSKHQVILHCPTQQVPGHPPLPYTASTRSSSTALHTKYQVILHCPTQQAPGHPPLLYTASTRSSSTAMHSKYQAILHCPTQQVPGHPPLLYTPSTRSSSTALHSMHQVILHCSTQQVPGHPPLPYTASTRSSSTALYSKHQVILHCSTQQAPGHPPLPYTASTKSSSTALHSKHQVILHCPTQQAPSHPPLLYTASTRSSSTALHSKYQVILHCSTQQVPGHPPLLYTTSTRSSSTAMHNKHQVILHCPTQQAPGHPPLPYTASTRSSSTALHSKYQVILHCPTQQVPGHPPLPYTACTRSSSTALHSKYQVILHCPTQQAPSHPPLLYTTSTRSSSTALHSMHQVILHCPTQHAPGHPPLPYTACTRSSSTALYSKYQVILHCSTQQAPGHPPLPYTASTRSSSTALYSKYQVILHCSTQQVPGHPPLPYTASTRSSSTALYSKYQVILHCSTQQVPGHLPLLYTACTRSSSTALHSMHQVIFHCPTQHAPGHPPLLYTASSGLALDYLRLCLKRKKKRNCSNTAVCCPICLAHTCFLTFKACA, translated from the exons ATGCGCAGCAAGTAccaggtcatcctccactgcTCTACACACCAAGTAccaggtcatcctccactgcCATGCGCAGCAAGTAccaggtcatcctccactgcCATGCACAGCAAGTAccaggtcatcctccactgcCATGCACAGCAAGTAccaggtcatcctccactgcCCTACACAGCAAGTACCAGGCCATCCTCCACTGCCATGCACAGCAAATAccaggtcatcctccactgcTCTACACACCAAGTACCAGGCCATCCTCCACTGCCCTACACAGCAAGTACCAGGCCATCCTCCACTGCTCTACACAGCAAGTAccaggtcatcctccactgcTCTACACAGCATGCACCAGGCCATCCTCCACTGCTCTACACAGCAAGTAccaggtcatcctccactgcTCTACACAGCAAGTACAAGGTCATCCTCCACTGCTCTACACAGCATGCACCAG gtcatcctccactgcCCTACACAGCAAGTAccag gtcatcctccactgcCCTACACAGCAAGTAccaggtcatcctccactgcCCTACACAGCAAGTAccaggtcatcctccactgcCCTACACAGCAAGTAccaggtcatcctccactgcCCTACACAGCAAGCAccaggtcatcctccactgcCCTACACAGCAAGTAccaggtcatcctccactgcCCTACACAGCAAGTAccaggtcatcctccactgcTCTACACACCAAGTAccaggtcatcctccactgcCCTACACAGCAAGCAccaggtcatcctccactgctctacacagcaagtaccaggtcatcctccactgcCATGCACAGCAAGTACCAGGCCATCCTCCACTGCCCTACACAGCAAGTAccaggtcatcctccactgcTCTACACACCAAGTAccaggtcatcctccactgcCCTACACAGCATGCAccaggtcatcctccactgctctacacagcaagtaccaggtcatcctccactgcCCTACACAGCAAGCAccaggtcatcctccactgcCCTATACAGCAAACACCAGGTCATCCTTCACTGCTCTACACAGCAAGCAccaggtcatcctccactgcCCTACACAGCAAGCACCAAGTCATCCTCCACTGCTCTACACAGCAAGCAccaggtcatcctccactgcCCTACACAGCAAGCACCAAGTCATCCTCCACTGCTCTACACAGCAAGCAccaggtcatcctccactgcCCTACACAGCAAGTAccaggtcatcctccactgctctacacagcaagtaccaggtcatcctccactgcTCTACACAACAAGCAccaggtcatcctccactgcCATGCACAACAAGCAccaggtcatcctccactgcCCTACACAGCAAGCAccaggtcatcctccactgcCCTATACAGCAAGTAccaggtcatcctccactgctctacacagcaagtaccaggtcatcctccactgcCCTACACAGCAAGTAccaggtcatcctccactgcCCTATACAGCATGCACCAGGTCATCTTCCACTGCCCTACACAGCAAGTAccaggtcatcctccactgcCCTACACAGCAAGCACCAAGTCATCCTCCACTGCTCTACACAACAAGCAccaggtcatcctccactgcCCTACACAGCATGCAccaggtcatcctccactgcCCTACACAGCATGCAccaggtcatcctccactgcCCTACACAGCATGCACCAGGTCATCTTCCACTGCCCTATACAGCAAGTAccaggtcatcctccactgcTCTACACAACAAGCAccaggtcatcctccactgcCCTACACAGCAAGCAccaggtcatcctccactgcCCTATACAGCAAGTAccaggtcatcctccactgctctacacagcaagtaccaggtcatcctccactgcCCTACACAGCAAGTAccaggtcatcctccactgcCCTATACAGCAAGTAccaggtcatcctccactgctctacacagcaagtaccag GTCATCTTCCACTGCTCTACACAGCATGCAccaggtcatcctccactgcCCTACACAGCATGCACCAGGTCATCTTCCACTGTCCTACACAGCATGCAccaggtcatcctccactgctctacacagcaagttctgggcTAGCCCTAGACTAcctcagactctgtctcaaaagaaaaaaaaaaaggaactgctCCAACACGGCAGTGTGCTGCCCTATCTGTCTGGCTCATACCTGCTTCCTGACATTCAAGGCCTGTGCCTGA
- the LOC127690884 gene encoding mucin-6-like isoform X41, which produces MRSKYQVILHCSTHQVPGHPPLPCAASTRSSSTAMHSKYQVILHCHAQQVPGHPPLPYTASTRPSSTAMHSKYQVILHCSTHQVPGHPPLPYTASTRPSSTALHSKYQVILHCSTQHAPGHPPLLYTASTRSSSTALHSKYKVILHCSTQHAPGHPPLPYTASTRSSSTALHSKYQVILHCPTQQVPGHPPLPYTASTRSSSTALHSKHQVILHCPTQQVPGHPPLPYTASTRSSSTALHTKYQVILHCPTQQAPGHPPLLYTASTRSSSTAMHSKYQAILHCPTQQVPGHPPLLYTPSTRSSSTALHSMHQVILHCSTQQVPGHPPLPYTASTRSSSTALYSKHQVILHCSTQQAPGHPPLPYTASTKSSSTALHSKHQVILHCPTQQAPSHPPLLYTASTRSSSTALHSKYQVILHCSTQQVPGHPPLLYTTSTRSSSTAMHNKHQVILHCPTQQAPGHPPLPYTASTRSSSTALHSKYQVILHCPTQQVPGHPPLPYTACTRSSSTALHSKYQVILHCPTQQAPSHPPLLYTTSTRSSSTALHSMHQVILHCPTQHAPGHPPLPYTACTRSSSTALYSKYQVILHCSTQQAPGHPPLPYTASTRSSSTALYSKYQVILHCSTQQVPGHLPLLYTACTRSSSTALHSMHQVIFHCPTQHAPGHPPLLYTASSGLALDYLRLCLKRKKKRNCSNTAVCCPICLAHTCFLTFKACA; this is translated from the exons ATGCGCAGCAAGTAccaggtcatcctccactgcTCTACACACCAAGTAccaggtcatcctccactgcCATGCGCAGCAAGTAccaggtcatcctccactgcCATGCACAGCAAGTAccaggtcatcctccactgcCATGCACAGCAAGTAccaggtcatcctccactgcCCTACACAGCAAGTACCAGGCCATCCTCCACTGCCATGCACAGCAAATAccaggtcatcctccactgcTCTACACACCAAGTACCAGGCCATCCTCCACTGCCCTACACAGCAAGTACCAGGCCATCCTCCACTGCTCTACACAGCAAGTAccaggtcatcctccactgcTCTACACAGCATGCACCAGGCCATCCTCCACTGCTCTACACAGCAAGTAccaggtcatcctccactgcTCTACACAGCAAGTACAAGGTCATCCTCCACTGCTCTACACAGCATGCACCAG gtcatcctccactgcCCTACACAGCAAGTAccag gtcatcctccactgcCCTACACAGCAAGTAccaggtcatcctccactgcCCTACACAGCAAGTAccaggtcatcctccactgcCCTACACAGCAAGTAccaggtcatcctccactgcCCTACACAGCAAGCAccaggtcatcctccactgcCCTACACAGCAAGTAccaggtcatcctccactgcCCTACACAGCAAGTAccaggtcatcctccactgcTCTACACACCAAGTAccaggtcatcctccactgcCCTACACAGCAAGCAccaggtcatcctccactgctctacacagcaagtaccaggtcatcctccactgcCATGCACAGCAAGTACCAGGCCATCCTCCACTGCCCTACACAGCAAGTAccaggtcatcctccactgcTCTACACACCAAGTAccaggtcatcctccactgcCCTACACAGCATGCAccaggtcatcctccactgctctacacagcaagtaccaggtcatcctccactgcCCTACACAGCAAGCAccaggtcatcctccactgcCCTATACAGCAAACACCAGGTCATCCTTCACTGCTCTACACAGCAAGCAccaggtcatcctccactgcCCTACACAGCAAGCACCAAGTCATCCTCCACTGCTCTACACAGCAAGCAccaggtcatcctccactgcCCTACACAGCAAGCACCAAGTCATCCTCCACTGCTCTACACAGCAAGCAccaggtcatcctccactgcCCTACACAGCAAGTAccaggtcatcctccactgctctacacagcaagtaccaggtcatcctccactgcTCTACACAACAAGCAccaggtcatcctccactgcCATGCACAACAAGCAccaggtcatcctccactgcCCTACACAGCAAGCAccaggtcatcctccactgcCCTATACAGCAAGTAccaggtcatcctccactgctctacacagcaagtaccaggtcatcctccactgcCCTACACAGCAAGTAccaggtcatcctccactgcCCTATACAGCATGCACCAGGTCATCTTCCACTGCCCTACACAGCAAGTAccaggtcatcctccactgcCCTACACAGCAAGCACCAAGTCATCCTCCACTGCTCTACACAACAAGCAccaggtcatcctccactgcCCTACACAGCATGCAccaggtcatcctccactgcCCTACACAGCATGCAccaggtcatcctccactgcCCTACACAGCATGCACCAGGTCATCTTCCACTGCCCTATACAGCAAGTAccaggtcatcctccactgcTCTACACAACAAGCAccaggtcatcctccactgcCCTACACAGCAAGCAccaggtcatcctccactgcCCTATACAGCAAGTAccaggtcatcctccactgctctacacagcaagtaccag GTCATCTTCCACTGCTCTACACAGCATGCAccaggtcatcctccactgcCCTACACAGCATGCACCAGGTCATCTTCCACTGTCCTACACAGCATGCAccaggtcatcctccactgctctacacagcaagttctgggcTAGCCCTAGACTAcctcagactctgtctcaaaagaaaaaaaaaaaggaactgctCCAACACGGCAGTGTGCTGCCCTATCTGTCTGGCTCATACCTGCTTCCTGACATTCAAGGCCTGTGCCTGA
- the LOC127690884 gene encoding uncharacterized protein LOC127690884 isoform X14, whose amino-acid sequence MRSKYQVILHCSTHQVPGHPPLPCAASTRSSSTAMHSKYQVILHCHAQQVPGHPPLPYTASTRPSSTAMHSKYQVILHCSTHQVPGHPPLPYTASTRPSSTALHSKYQVILHCSTQHAPGHPPLLYTASTRSSSTALHSKYKVILHCSTQHAPGHPPLPYTASTRSSSTALHSMHQVILHCPTQQVPGHPPLPYTASTRSSSTALHSKYQVILHCPTQQAPGHPPLPYTASTRSSSTALHSKYQVILHCSTHQVPGHPPLPYTASTRSSSTALHSKYQVILHCHAQQVPGHPPLPYTASTRSSSTALHTKYQVILHCPTQHAPGHPPLLYTASTRSSSTALHSKHQVILHCPIQQTPGHPSLLYTASTRSSSTALHSKHQVILHCSTQQAPGHPPLPYTASTKSSSTALHSKHQVILHCPTQQVPGHPPLLYTASTRSSSTALHNKHQVILHCHAQQAPGHPPLPYTASTRSSSTALYSKYQVILHCSTQQVPGHPPLPYTASTRSSSTALYSMHQVIFHCPTQQVPGHPPLPYTASTKSSSTALHNKHQVILHCPTQHAPGHPPLPYTACTRSSSTALHSMHQVIFHCPIQQVPGHPPLPYTASTRSSSTALHSKYQVILHCPTQQAPSHPPLLYTTSTRSSSTALHSMHQVILHCPTQHAPGHPPLPYTACTRSSSTALHSKYQVIFHCPTQHAPGHPPLPYTACTRSSSTALHSMHQVILHCPTQHAPGHPPLPYTASTRSSSTALHSMHQVILHCPTQHAPGHLPLSYTACTRSSSTALHSKFWASPRLPQTLSQKKKKKELLQHGSVLPYLSGSYLLPDIQGLCLTEE is encoded by the exons ATGCGCAGCAAGTAccaggtcatcctccactgcTCTACACACCAAGTAccaggtcatcctccactgcCATGCGCAGCAAGTAccaggtcatcctccactgcCATGCACAGCAAGTAccaggtcatcctccactgcCATGCACAGCAAGTAccaggtcatcctccactgcCCTACACAGCAAGTACCAGGCCATCCTCCACTGCCATGCACAGCAAATAccaggtcatcctccactgcTCTACACACCAAGTACCAGGCCATCCTCCACTGCCCTACACAGCAAGTACCAGGCCATCCTCCACTGCTCTACACAGCAAGTAccaggtcatcctccactgcTCTACACAGCATGCACCAGGCCATCCTCCACTGCTCTACACAGCAAGTAccaggtcatcctccactgcTCTACACAGCAAGTACAAGGTCATCCTCCACTGCTCTACACAGCATGCACCAG gtcatcctccactgcCCTACACAGCAAGTAccaggtcatcctccactgcCCTACACAGCATGCAccaggtcatcctccactgcCCTACACAGCAAGTAccaggtcatcctccactgcCCTACACAGCAAGTAccaggtcatcctccactgcCCTACACAGCAAGTAccaggtcatcctccactgcCCTACACAGCAAGCAccaggtcatcctccactgcCCTACACAGCAAGTAccaggtcatcctccactgcCCTACACAGCAAGTAccaggtcatcctccactgcTCTACACACCAAGTAccaggtcatcctccactgcCCTACACAGCAAGCAccaggtcatcctccactgctctacacagcaagtaccaggtcatcctccactgcCATGCACAGCAAGTACCAGGCCATCCTCCACTGCCCTACACAGCAAGTAccaggtcatcctccactgcTCTACACACCAAGTAccaggtcatcctccactgcCCTACACAGCATGCAccaggtcatcctccactgctctacacagcaagtaccaggtcatcctccactgcCCTACACAGCAAGCAccaggtcatcctccactgcCCTATACAGCAAACACCAGGTCATCCTTCACTGCTCTACACAGCAAGCAccaggtcatcctccactgcCCTACACAGCAAGCACCAAGTCATCCTCCACTGCTCTACACAGCAAGCAccaggtcatcctccactgcCCTACACAGCAAGCACCAAGTCATCCTCCACTGCTCTACACAGCAAGCAccaggtcatcctccactgcCCTACACAGCAAGTAccaggtcatcctccactgctctacacagcaagtaccaggtcatcctccactgcTCTACACAACAAGCAccaggtcatcctccactgcCATGCACAACAAGCAccaggtcatcctccactgcCCTACACAGCAAGCAccaggtcatcctccactgcCCTATACAGCAAGTAccaggtcatcctccactgctctacacagcaagtaccaggtcatcctccactgcCCTACACAGCAAGTAccaggtcatcctccactgcCCTATACAGCATGCACCAGGTCATCTTCCACTGCCCTACACAGCAAGTAccaggtcatcctccactgcCCTACACAGCAAGCACCAAGTCATCCTCCACTGCTCTACACAACAAGCAccaggtcatcctccactgcCCTACACAGCATGCAccaggtcatcctccactgcCCTACACAGCATGCAccaggtcatcctccactgcCCTACACAGCATGCACCAGGTCATCTTCCACTGCCCTATACAGCAAGTAccag gtcatcctccactgcCCTATACAGCAAGTAccaggtcatcctccactgctctacacagcaagtaccaggtcatcctccactgcCCTACACAGCAAGCACCAAGTCATCCTCCACTGCTCTACACAACAAGCAccaggtcatcctccactgcCCTACACAGCATGCAccaggtcatcctccactgcCCTACACAGCATGCAccaggtcatcctccactgcCCTACACAGCATGCAccaggtcatcctccactgcCCTACACAGCAAGTACCAGGTCATCTTCCACTGCCCTACACAGCATGCACCAG gtcatcctccactgcCCTACACAGCATGCAccaggtcatcctccactgcCCTACACAGCATGCAccaggtcatcctccactgcCCTACACAGCATGCAccaggtcatcctccactgcCCTACACAGCAAGTACCAGGTCATCTTCCACTGCTCTACACAGCATGCAccaggtcatcctccactgcCCTACACAGCATGCACCAGGTCATCTTCCACTGTCCTACACAGCATGCAccaggtcatcctccactgctctacacagcaagttctgggcTAGCCCTAGACTAcctcagactctgtctcaaaagaaaaaaaaaaaggaactgctCCAACACGGCAGTGTGCTGCCCTATCTGTCTGGCTCATACCTGCTTCCTGACATTCAAGGCCTGTGCCTGACTGAAGAGTGA
- the LOC127690884 gene encoding uncharacterized protein LOC127690884 isoform X16: MRSKYQVILHCSTHQVPGHPPLPCAASTRSSSTAMHSKYQVILHCHAQQVPGHPPLPYTASTRPSSTAMHSKYQVILHCSTHQVPGHPPLPYTASTRPSSTALHSKYQVILHCSTQHAPGHPPLLYTASTRSSSTALHSKYKVILHCSTQHAPGHPPLPYTASTRSSSTALHSKYQVILHCPTQQVPGHPPLPYTASTRSSSTALHSKHQVILHCPTQQVPGHPPLPYTASTRSSSTALHTKYQVILHCPTQQAPGHPPLLYTASTRSSSTAMHSKYQAILHCPTQQVPGHPPLLYTPSTRSSSTALHSMHQVILHCSTQQVPGHPPLPYTASTRSSSTALYSKHQVILHCSTQQAPGHPPLPYTASTKSSSTALHSKHQVILHCPTQQAPSHPPLLYTASTRSSSTALHSKYQVILHCSTQQVPGHPPLLYTTSTRSSSTAMHNKHQVILHCPTQQAPGHPPLPYTASTRSSSTALHSKYQVILHCPTQQVPGHPPLPYTACTRSSSTALHSMHQVILHCPTQHAPGHLPLPYTASTRSSSTALHNKHQVILHCPTQQAPGHPPLPYTASTRSSSTALHSKYQVILHCPTQQVPGHPPLPYTASTRSSSTALHSKYQVILHCPTQQAPSHPPLLYTTSTRSSSTALHSMHQVILHCPTQHAPGHPPLPYTACTRSSSTALHSKYQVIFHCPTQHAPGHPPLPYTACTRSSSTALHSMHQVILHCPTQHAPGHPPLPYTASTRSSSTALHSMHQVILHCPTQHAPGHLPLSYTACTRSSSTALHSKFWASPRLPQTLSQKKKKKELLQHGSVLPYLSGSYLLPDIQGLCLTEE; encoded by the exons ATGCGCAGCAAGTAccaggtcatcctccactgcTCTACACACCAAGTAccaggtcatcctccactgcCATGCGCAGCAAGTAccaggtcatcctccactgcCATGCACAGCAAGTAccaggtcatcctccactgcCATGCACAGCAAGTAccaggtcatcctccactgcCCTACACAGCAAGTACCAGGCCATCCTCCACTGCCATGCACAGCAAATAccaggtcatcctccactgcTCTACACACCAAGTACCAGGCCATCCTCCACTGCCCTACACAGCAAGTACCAGGCCATCCTCCACTGCTCTACACAGCAAGTAccaggtcatcctccactgcTCTACACAGCATGCACCAGGCCATCCTCCACTGCTCTACACAGCAAGTAccaggtcatcctccactgcTCTACACAGCAAGTACAAGGTCATCCTCCACTGCTCTACACAGCATGCACCAG gtcatcctccactgcCCTACACAGCAAGTAccag gtcatcctccactgcCCTACACAGCAAGTAccaggtcatcctccactgcCCTACACAGCAAGTAccaggtcatcctccactgcCCTACACAGCAAGTAccaggtcatcctccactgcCCTACACAGCAAGCAccaggtcatcctccactgcCCTACACAGCAAGTAccaggtcatcctccactgcCCTACACAGCAAGTAccaggtcatcctccactgcTCTACACACCAAGTAccaggtcatcctccactgcCCTACACAGCAAGCAccaggtcatcctccactgctctacacagcaagtaccaggtcatcctccactgcCATGCACAGCAAGTACCAGGCCATCCTCCACTGCCCTACACAGCAAGTAccaggtcatcctccactgcTCTACACACCAAGTAccaggtcatcctccactgcCCTACACAGCATGCAccaggtcatcctccactgctctacacagcaagtaccaggtcatcctccactgcCCTACACAGCAAGCAccaggtcatcctccactgcCCTATACAGCAAACACCAGGTCATCCTTCACTGCTCTACACAGCAAGCAccaggtcatcctccactgcCCTACACAGCAAGCACCAAGTCATCCTCCACTGCTCTACACAGCAAGCAccaggtcatcctccactgcCCTACACAGCAAGCACCAAGTCATCCTCCACTGCTCTACACAGCAAGCAccaggtcatcctccactgcCCTACACAGCAAGTAccaggtcatcctccactgctctacacagcaagtaccaggtcatcctccactgcTCTACACAACAAGCAccaggtcatcctccactgcCATGCACAACAAGCAccaggtcatcctccactgcCCTACACAGCAAGCAccaggtcatcctccactgcCCTATACAGCAAGTAccaggtcatcctccactgctctacacagcaagtaccaggtcatcctccactgcCCTACACAGCAAGTAccaggtcatcctccactgcCCTATACAGCATGCACCAG gtcatcctccactgcCCTACACAGCATGCAccaggtcatcctccactgcCCTACACAGCATGCACCAGGTCATCTTCCACTGCCCTATACAGCAAGTAccaggtcatcctccactgcTCTACACAACAAGCAccaggtcatcctccactgcCCTACACAGCAAGCAccaggtcatcctccactgcCCTATACAGCAAGTAccaggtcatcctccactgctctacacagcaagtaccaggtcatcctccactgcCCTACACAGCAAGTAccaggtcatcctccactgcCCTATACAGCAAGTAccaggtcatcctccactgctctacacagcaagtaccaggtcatcctccactgcCCTACACAGCAAGCACCAAGTCATCCTCCACTGCTCTACACAACAAGCAccaggtcatcctccactgcCCTACACAGCATGCAccaggtcatcctccactgcCCTACACAGCATGCAccaggtcatcctccactgcCCTACACAGCATGCAccaggtcatcctccactgcCCTACACAGCAAGTACCAGGTCATCTTCCACTGCCCTACACAGCATGCACCAG gtcatcctccactgcCCTACACAGCATGCAccaggtcatcctccactgcCCTACACAGCATGCAccaggtcatcctccactgcCCTACACAGCATGCAccaggtcatcctccactgcCCTACACAGCAAGTACCAGGTCATCTTCCACTGCTCTACACAGCATGCAccaggtcatcctccactgcCCTACACAGCATGCACCAGGTCATCTTCCACTGTCCTACACAGCATGCAccaggtcatcctccactgctctacacagcaagttctgggcTAGCCCTAGACTAcctcagactctgtctcaaaagaaaaaaaaaaaggaactgctCCAACACGGCAGTGTGCTGCCCTATCTGTCTGGCTCATACCTGCTTCCTGACATTCAAGGCCTGTGCCTGACTGAAGAGTGA